Proteins found in one Primulina eburnea isolate SZY01 chromosome 16, ASM2296580v1, whole genome shotgun sequence genomic segment:
- the LOC140816236 gene encoding tubby-like F-box protein 14 yields MSFRSLARDLRDSIGSLSRRGFEVRLADHHRGKSHGAVHELHDQPVVIQSSSWAGLPPELLRDVIKRLEESEGTWPGRRHVVACAAVCRSWRQMCLEIVQSPERCGKLTFPVSLKQPGPRDGTVQCFIKRDKLNLNYYLFLCLSPALLVENGKFLLSAKRNRKTTCTEYVISMDADKISRSSRSYIGKLRSNFLGTKFMIYDTQPPYNSSNILAPGNTFRRFHSKKVSPKVPSGSHYIAQITYELNVLGTRGPRKMQCTMHSIPLSALESGATVPGQPELLPRSLDDSFSSISFSKSMGSSTEFGSARFSDMVISSHEDEDATKERPLVLKNKPPRWHEQLQCWCLNFRGRVTVASVKNFQLIAASQPAAGAPTPSQTTQFDHDKVILQFGKVGKDMFTMDYRYPLSAFQAFAICLSSFDTKLACE; encoded by the exons ATGTCATTTCGTAGCCTAGCTCGTGACTTAAGGGATAGTATTGGAAGCTTATCGAGACGGGGTTTTGAGGTGCGGCTTGCTGATCATCACCGTGGTAAGTCTCATGGTGCTGTTCACGAGTTACATGATCAGCCTGTAGTCATACAGAGCAGCAGTTGGGCTGGTCTTCCTCCAGAGTTACTTCGCGACGTGATTAAGAGGTTGGAGGAGAGCGAGGGTACCTGGCCTGGTCGGAGACATGTAGTCGCCTGTGCAGCTGTCTGCAGATCGTGGAGGCAGATGTGCCTGGAAATTGTTCAGAGTCCCGAACGTTGTGGAAAACTGACATTTCCCGTGTCTCTCAAACAA CCTGGCCCGCGAGATGGAACTGTCCAATGTTTTATTAAGAGAGACAAGTTGAATTTGAATTACTATCTGTTCCTTTGCCTAAGCCCTG CTTTACTCGTAGAGAATGGTAAATTTCTTCTTTCTGCAAAACGGAATCGCAAAACAACTTGTACAGAGTATGTAATCTCAATGGATGCTGATAAAATATCAAGGTCAAGTCGCAGTTACATTGGAAAACTTAG GTCAAATTTTCTAGGTACCAAGTTCATGATATACGATACACAGCCACCATACAACAGCTCCAATATTCTCGCTCCTGGTAATACCTTCCGTAGGTTCCACTCTAAGAAAGTTTCTCCAAAAGTCCCGAGTGGAAGTCACTATATTGCTCAAATCACATACGAACTTAATGTTCTAGGCACGCGGGGTCCTCGTAAAATGCAATGTACCATGCACTCTATCCCTCTTTCCGCACTGGAGTCTGGTGCTACTGTCCCTGGTCAACCCGAACTCCTTCCCCGGTCTCTAGATGATTCATTCAGTAGTATTTCTTTTTCCAAATCAATGGGTAGCTCCACAGAATTTGGTAGTGCTAGGTTTTCAGACATGGTCATCAGTTCACACGAGGACGAGGATGCCACAAAAGAAAGACCTTTGGTTCTGAAGAACAAACCACCGAGATGGCATGAACAGTTGCAGTGTTGGTGCCTCAATTTCCGAGGGCGAGTGACTGTTGCTTCTGTCAAGAATTTCCAGCTTATCGCTGCCTCGCAACCTGCTGCTGGTGCACCTACACcatctcaaacaactcaatttGATCATGATAAGGTCATTTTGCAATTTGGTAAGGTTGGTAAAGATATGTTCACCATGGATTATCGGTACCCTTTATCTGCGTTTCAGGCCTTTGCCATCTGTTTAAGCAGCTTCGATACCAAGCTGGCATGTGAATAA
- the LOC140816981 gene encoding PHD finger-containing protein 1-like — protein sequence METICLQCGNKGYDNAFVFCVRCVAFAVHRYCLDVVPEDFDEFVHWVCDDCEAERQNRKVASRKNFEKDGNVTIENKEHVSEDFPRHLYNPCTKFDLIECQKASNESSFEEFRGLNNEENEKTKQNSQQLEQVEDGHNKTQPNKLLDFIPLKANMKRKRSKVNKSTMKKIYSNSSKKPFVECENIDHHKPFKLASDDQIASEVKEKKISELGMMENPVLSCNISSKSSKKKKKTLLSPETNLEEQNQENDGVEFVNHCVGMKMEGGIICTSIGHKENGGLEVGKEFPKDTNMLECSTCAEPIFTPIWSGTFNLSGKRHDILDGLKGHVSSKACQKVYEEISLFQQDLHLKMLPHSNVWPKRFELSDPSEEDIAVFFFPSKISEPAYDQLVDEMRDKELALKGVVQNAEILIFTSMVLPLLYWRFDEKYYLWGVFRAKQLPSIESQFTYCETRE from the exons ATG GAGACAATATGTTTGCAGTGTGGCAATAAAGGATATGACAATGCTTTTGTATTTTGTGTCAGATGTGTGGCTTTTGCTGTCCATCG ATATTGTTTGGATGTAGTACCagaagattttgatgaatttgttcattgggtatgtgATGACTGCGAAGCAGAACGACAGAACCGAAAGGTTGCTTCTCGAAAAAATTTCGAAAAAGATGGTAATGTAACAATTGAGAACAAGGAACATGTCTCTGAGGATTTCCCTCGACATTTATACAATCCTTGTACAAAGTTCGACTTGATTGAATGTCAAAAAGCATCCAATGAGAGTTCTTTTGAGGAATTCAGAGGGTTGAACAATGAGGAAAATGAAAAAACCAAGCAGAACTCCCAACAGCTTGAGCAAGTAGAAGATGGGCATAACAAGACGCAGCCAAATAAGTTATTAGATTTTATTCCCCTGAAAGCGAACATGAAGAGAAAGAGAAGTAAGGTTAATAAATCTACTATGAAGAAAATCTACAGTAACTCCTCCAAGAAACCTTTTGTGGAATGCGAAAACATAGACCATCACAAGCCTTTTAAATTGGCTAGTGATGATCAAATAGCTTCTGAAGTGAAGGAAAAGAAAATTTCTGAGCTTGGGATGATGGAGAATCCTGTGTTATCATGTAATATATCTTCCAAAAGttcaaagaagaagaagaaaactcTTCTGTCTCCAGAAACTAATTTGGAGGAGCAAAATCAGGAAAACGATGGAGTCGAATTTGTAAATCATTGTGTTGGCATGAAGATGGAGGGCGGGATCATCTGCACAAGCATTGGCCACAAGGAGAATGGAGGATTAGAAGTTGGAAAAGAGTTTCCTAAAGATACAAATATGCTTGAATGTTCTACATGTGCTGAACCAATATTCACGCCAATTTGGAG TGGAACTTTTAACTTGTCTGGGAAAAGACACGACATTCTTgatggactcaaaggtcacgtTTCTAGCAAAGCATGCCAGAAAGTGTACGAGGAAATAAGCTTGTTTCAACAGGATCTTCACCTGAAAATGCTTCCACACTCTAATGTATGGCCAAAACGTTTTGAGTTATCAGATCCCAGTGAAGAAGATATCGCTGTCTTTTTCTTTCCATCCAAGATAAG TGAACCTGCTTATGATCAATTGGTTGATGAAATGAGGGATAAAGAACTCGCTTTAAAAGGTGTTGTTCAGAATGCGGAGATCTTGATCTTTACTTCCATGGTTTTGCCACTATTGTACTGGA GATTTGACGAGAAGTATTATCTATGGGGCGTATTTAGGGCGAAGCAACTCccatccattgaatcccaattCACATACTGTGAAACTAGGGAATGA